Proteins encoded together in one Micromonospora auratinigra window:
- a CDS encoding protein-tyrosine phosphatase family protein, with translation MWTDPSGLVPLPGGATVRGRRVAAPTPAAADFALLLAPGPAPAWPHRRIRWPDFWVPRDPVDALDALREAWRRAYAGERVEVACWGGVGRTGTALAALAVLDGLPPEQAVAWVRTHHHPRAVETPWQRRWLRRVR, from the coding sequence ATGTGGACCGATCCGAGCGGCCTGGTGCCGCTCCCCGGCGGCGCGACCGTCCGGGGCCGGCGCGTCGCCGCGCCCACCCCGGCCGCCGCCGACTTCGCCCTGCTGCTGGCCCCGGGACCGGCCCCGGCCTGGCCGCACCGGCGGATCCGGTGGCCCGACTTCTGGGTCCCGCGCGATCCGGTCGACGCGCTGGACGCGCTGCGCGAGGCGTGGCGTCGCGCCTACGCCGGCGAGCGGGTGGAGGTGGCCTGCTGGGGCGGCGTCGGCCGGACCGGCACGGCACTCGCCGCCCTGGCCGTCCTCGACGGGCTGCCGCCCGAGCAGGCGGTGGCCTGGGTCCGGACCCATCACCACCCGCGGGCCGTGGAGACGCCGTGGCAGCGCCGGTGGCTGCGCCGGGTACGGTGA
- a CDS encoding D-alanyl-D-alanine carboxypeptidase family protein, with protein MRARVLAAVTAAVLLGAGTAAPAAHAAPAGAVASGPPPAAAPTAGVATPPLPCPKAPAPKVTRPPRPVPPPAVPADRVVGGPRLDTPGLVVPDGAPAPPAVTATSWLVADLDTGAVLGACGPHEYGTPASTQKLLLAATMLPRLDPKQVVTVTRGDLDIVPGSSAVGLLVGGKYTVETVWLGLLLQSGNEAANVLARLGGGPDGVPGGVRAMNDEARRLGARQTHAVTPSGLDGKGQFTSAYDLALIARACFADPLFRRYTLTTRTRIPAQPALKAGGFEIQNENLLIQRYPGALGGKTGFTELARHSYVGAAQRDGRRLVVTLLGAEGRPVRGWQQGAQLLDWGFSLPRDASVGRLVAPGEPAADVPQAAPPTAPTTATPPARWRGPAGTALARMADGDWRVIVPTAGLLALTVGVLVAVLVARRGRPRRTGRRRG; from the coding sequence ATGCGAGCTCGGGTCCTGGCCGCCGTCACCGCCGCCGTTCTCCTGGGTGCCGGCACCGCCGCCCCGGCCGCGCACGCCGCCCCGGCCGGTGCGGTCGCGAGCGGCCCCCCGCCCGCCGCCGCCCCCACCGCCGGCGTCGCCACGCCCCCGCTGCCCTGCCCGAAGGCCCCGGCGCCGAAGGTGACCCGGCCACCCCGCCCGGTGCCGCCGCCCGCCGTGCCGGCCGACCGCGTCGTCGGCGGCCCCCGGCTCGACACCCCCGGGCTGGTCGTGCCCGACGGCGCACCCGCCCCGCCCGCCGTCACCGCGACCTCCTGGCTGGTCGCCGACCTGGACACCGGCGCGGTGCTGGGCGCCTGCGGCCCGCACGAGTACGGCACCCCGGCCAGCACCCAGAAGCTGCTCCTGGCGGCCACCATGCTGCCCCGCCTCGACCCGAAGCAGGTGGTGACCGTCACCCGGGGCGACCTGGACATCGTGCCGGGCAGCTCGGCGGTCGGCCTGCTCGTCGGCGGGAAATACACCGTGGAGACGGTCTGGCTGGGGCTGCTGCTGCAGTCCGGCAACGAGGCGGCCAACGTGCTGGCCCGGCTCGGCGGCGGTCCGGACGGCGTACCCGGCGGGGTCCGCGCGATGAACGACGAGGCGCGCCGGCTCGGTGCCCGGCAGACCCACGCCGTCACCCCGTCCGGCCTGGACGGCAAGGGCCAGTTCACCAGCGCGTACGACCTCGCGCTGATCGCCCGCGCCTGCTTCGCCGACCCGCTGTTCCGCCGCTACACGCTGACCACGCGGACCCGGATCCCGGCCCAGCCCGCGCTCAAGGCGGGCGGCTTCGAGATCCAGAACGAGAACCTGCTCATCCAGCGGTACCCGGGCGCCCTGGGCGGCAAGACGGGCTTCACCGAGCTGGCCCGGCACAGCTACGTCGGCGCCGCCCAGCGCGACGGCCGGCGGCTGGTGGTCACCCTGCTCGGCGCGGAGGGCCGGCCGGTACGCGGCTGGCAGCAGGGCGCGCAGCTGCTGGACTGGGGCTTCTCCCTGCCCCGGGACGCCTCGGTCGGCCGGCTGGTCGCGCCCGGGGAGCCAGCGGCGGACGTGCCGCAGGCGGCCCCGCCGACGGCGCCGACGACGGCCACCCCGCCCGCGCGGTGGCGGGGCCCGGCCGGGACCGCGCTGGCCCGGATGGCCGACGGCGACTGGCGCGTGATCGTCCCGACCGCCGGCCTGTTGGCACTGACCGTCGGGGTGCTCGTCGCGGTGCTGGTCGCCCGTCGGGGCCGTCCCCGCCGGACCGGCCGCCGCCGGGGCTGA
- a CDS encoding MGDG synthase family glycosyltransferase, with protein sequence MPAELGKGGVDGASGGMRGGMGHPGRIVVVSADVGAGHDTAAAELARRLRERGFAVQRLNLLDVLPRPVHWAFKEAYRGILRWLPWGYDLLFGLTSRSRTSVLVLRTLLRPVRRRMRRHIPPDTRAVVTTYPFANQLLGPLRRQGRLPVPVITYVTDFVVHPTWLCPGVDVYCAIRHAEVQPVGAADGIEVEVVQPLVSRDFATSAAIDRRHARQRFGLPPAGRLALIVAGAWGAGEVATTVAEVRATGHVHPVVVCGHNEELRQRLEAEHEHVLGWVDDMPTLMRAVDVVVENAGGLTCQEALACGVPVVTYRPIPGHGRANATILARTGLTHWVPGPEQLGPVLAALVGDAGAERVPSGDPLGASDGPDDPAGLIARTASRAGTAGFAPHRRTVADSVGDAIAVVAALLQASGGIR encoded by the coding sequence CTGCCGGCCGAGCTGGGAAAAGGCGGCGTGGACGGCGCGTCGGGGGGTATGCGCGGCGGCATGGGGCACCCGGGGCGGATCGTGGTGGTCTCCGCGGACGTCGGCGCCGGCCACGACACGGCCGCCGCCGAGCTGGCGCGGCGGCTGCGCGAACGGGGCTTCGCGGTGCAGCGGCTCAACCTGCTGGACGTGCTGCCGCGCCCGGTGCACTGGGCCTTCAAGGAGGCGTACCGGGGCATCCTGCGCTGGTTGCCCTGGGGCTACGACCTGCTCTTCGGGCTGACCAGCCGGTCCCGGACGTCCGTTCTGGTGCTCCGGACCCTGCTGCGTCCGGTCCGTCGCCGGATGCGCCGGCACATCCCGCCGGACACCCGCGCGGTGGTCACCACCTATCCGTTCGCGAACCAGCTCCTCGGCCCGCTGCGGCGGCAGGGACGGCTGCCCGTCCCGGTCATCACCTACGTCACCGACTTCGTGGTCCACCCGACCTGGCTCTGCCCCGGGGTGGACGTGTACTGCGCGATCCGGCACGCCGAGGTGCAACCGGTCGGCGCGGCCGACGGCATCGAGGTCGAGGTGGTCCAGCCGCTCGTCTCGCGGGACTTCGCCACCTCGGCGGCCATCGACCGCCGGCACGCCCGGCAGCGCTTCGGCCTGCCCCCGGCCGGCCGGCTGGCCCTGATCGTGGCGGGCGCCTGGGGCGCCGGGGAGGTGGCGACCACCGTGGCGGAGGTCCGGGCCACCGGCCACGTGCACCCGGTGGTGGTGTGCGGGCACAACGAGGAGCTGCGGCAGCGGCTGGAGGCCGAGCACGAGCACGTGCTCGGCTGGGTCGACGACATGCCGACGCTGATGCGCGCGGTGGACGTGGTGGTGGAGAACGCCGGTGGCCTGACCTGCCAGGAGGCGCTCGCCTGCGGAGTGCCCGTGGTGACGTACCGGCCGATCCCGGGTCACGGCCGGGCGAACGCCACCATCCTGGCCCGTACCGGCCTGACCCACTGGGTGCCCGGACCCGAGCAGCTCGGGCCGGTGCTCGCGGCACTGGTCGGCGACGCCGGGGCCGAGCGCGTCCCGTCCGGCGACCCGTTGGGGGCGAGCGACGGGCCGGACGACCCGGCGGGCCTGATCGCCCGCACCGCCAGCCGGGCCGGCACGGCCGGGTTCGCGCCGCACCGGCGCACCGTGGCCGACTCCGTCGGCGACGCGATCGCCGTGGTCGCGGCCCTGCTGCAGGCCTCCGGCGGCATCCGGTGA
- a CDS encoding polysaccharide deacetylase family protein — protein MSRLGRRLAVALAVPALQLAPALTALPALRARLLPGLHGTGPPGRVALTFDDGPDPASTPRFLEVLAEHRVRATFFLLGTMLRRAPDLGRQLVDAGHEVAVHGWEHDNLLLRGPVATGRDLARTRALIAEVTGRTPRFFRPPYGVLTAAALLAARRSRLRPVLWSCWGRDWTRSATGDSVYDTVRAGLSGGGTILLHDSSCVAAPGAWRSALDALPRLLAECRRQGWTVGPLGSHGMPAR, from the coding sequence GTGAGCCGGCTCGGTCGCCGGCTCGCGGTCGCGCTGGCCGTCCCGGCGTTGCAGCTCGCCCCGGCGCTGACCGCGCTGCCGGCCCTGCGCGCCCGGCTGCTGCCCGGGCTGCACGGCACGGGCCCACCCGGGCGGGTCGCGCTGACCTTCGACGACGGCCCGGACCCGGCGTCCACCCCCCGCTTCCTCGAGGTGCTCGCCGAGCACCGGGTACGGGCCACCTTCTTCCTGCTCGGCACGATGCTGCGTCGCGCCCCCGACCTGGGCCGGCAGCTCGTCGACGCCGGTCACGAGGTGGCCGTGCACGGCTGGGAGCACGACAACCTGCTGCTGCGCGGGCCGGTGGCCACGGGCCGCGACCTGGCCCGGACGCGGGCGCTGATCGCCGAGGTGACCGGCCGGACCCCCCGGTTCTTCCGGCCGCCCTACGGGGTACTGACCGCGGCCGCGCTGCTGGCCGCGCGCCGGTCGCGGCTGCGGCCGGTGCTGTGGAGCTGCTGGGGCCGGGACTGGACCCGGTCGGCCACCGGCGACAGCGTGTACGACACGGTCCGGGCCGGCCTCTCCGGCGGCGGCACGATCCTGCTGCACGACTCCTCGTGCGTCGCCGCGCCGGGCGCCTGGCGGTCCGCGCTCGACGCCCTGCCCCGCCTGCTGGCCGAGTGTCGCCGGCAGGGCTGGACGGTCGGACCGCTCGGCTCGCACGGGATGCCGGCGCGGTGA
- a CDS encoding DMT family transporter, which produces MIVAVLAALASAFSFALSTTLHQRAAKRQPPRRALDPRLLWRLLRTRLWQVGWVPDVVGTLAQALALRYGPLAVVQPVLASGLFMAVLLEAAWNRRLVQRRDLVATLVGLAGLVGFLVTVNPRAGLDEPGPTAWWWVGGGVGALVVACLVGARRAGDATRGALLGVATGALYGLAAALLKAVVTRLQGDPWVVLTDPRSAALVVVALLGVQLNQNAFQSGRIAAPLTALTLTEPVTGVLIGVTAFRETLSLDGARVLPVAVAAAALVTGVWLAGTAPRAAAR; this is translated from the coding sequence GTGATCGTCGCGGTCCTGGCCGCGCTCGCCTCGGCGTTCAGCTTCGCGCTCTCCACCACCCTGCACCAGCGCGCCGCGAAACGGCAGCCGCCCCGGCGGGCCCTCGACCCGCGGCTGCTCTGGCGGCTGCTGCGGACCCGGCTGTGGCAGGTCGGCTGGGTACCCGACGTGGTGGGCACCCTGGCCCAGGCGCTCGCGCTGCGCTACGGCCCGCTGGCCGTGGTGCAGCCGGTGCTGGCCAGCGGGCTGTTCATGGCGGTGCTGCTGGAGGCCGCCTGGAACCGGCGGCTGGTGCAGCGCCGCGACCTGGTGGCGACCCTGGTCGGCCTGGCCGGTCTGGTCGGCTTCCTGGTCACCGTGAACCCGCGGGCGGGGCTGGACGAGCCGGGCCCGACCGCGTGGTGGTGGGTGGGAGGCGGGGTCGGTGCGCTGGTGGTGGCCTGCCTGGTCGGGGCCCGCCGGGCCGGTGACGCGACCCGGGGCGCCCTGCTCGGCGTCGCGACCGGCGCGCTCTACGGCCTGGCGGCCGCCCTGCTGAAGGCCGTGGTGACCCGCCTGCAGGGCGATCCGTGGGTGGTGCTGACCGACCCGCGGTCGGCGGCGCTGGTGGTGGTGGCCCTGCTCGGCGTCCAGCTCAACCAGAACGCTTTCCAGAGCGGCCGGATCGCCGCCCCGCTCACCGCGCTCACCCTCACCGAACCGGTGACCGGCGTGCTGATCGGCGTGACCGCGTTCCGCGAGACGCTCTCCCTCGACGGTGCTCGGGTCCTGCCGGTCGCGGTGGCCGCCGCCGCCCTGGTGACGGGGGTGTGGCTGGCCGGCACCGCGCCGCGCGCGGCCGCCCGGTGA
- a CDS encoding sensor histidine kinase, with protein MRTPSTDRLLAGVWLLFATVNVVLMWFLPGEETVPFHLVWISLALVYGFTTWRLSWMVAALAAVTTSTGVILAHHAAVGEIRWEETAEEPLMAVIFIVMAWHVHRRHVLLHQMRRLGAAERDRAHRQELLVRLASHELRTPLTIARGYTELVRSNHDDPATTEDTAVVLDELDKATRIAHRLVTLMQLEQRHEVRSVDLDAELARIVRRWTPAADRQWSCRSSIGPTRISPERLEAALDCLIENAVKFTGPGDRIGLVGRRDQTGWTVEVVDSGTGIPAADVPELVEGRPGRRTATGTGLGLSIVRAVAGALGGRVVVGPGPDGGARVGLRVPERVPTGPSRPEPPRTPAGRPEGTDAAGRRVSGRPSGVGGARPG; from the coding sequence ATGCGTACGCCGTCGACTGACCGGCTGCTGGCCGGGGTCTGGCTCCTCTTCGCCACGGTCAACGTGGTGCTGATGTGGTTCCTCCCGGGTGAGGAGACGGTGCCGTTCCACCTGGTCTGGATCAGCCTGGCCCTGGTGTACGGCTTCACCACCTGGCGGCTGTCCTGGATGGTCGCGGCGTTGGCCGCCGTCACCACCAGCACCGGGGTGATCCTGGCCCACCACGCCGCCGTCGGCGAGATCCGCTGGGAGGAGACCGCCGAGGAGCCGCTGATGGCGGTGATCTTCATCGTGATGGCCTGGCACGTACACCGCCGGCACGTGCTGCTGCACCAGATGCGCCGGCTCGGCGCGGCCGAGCGGGACCGGGCGCACCGCCAGGAGCTGCTGGTCCGGCTCGCCTCGCACGAGCTGCGCACCCCGCTGACCATCGCGCGCGGCTACACCGAGCTGGTACGCAGCAACCACGACGACCCGGCCACCACGGAGGACACCGCGGTGGTCCTCGACGAACTGGACAAGGCCACCCGGATCGCGCACCGGCTGGTCACCCTGATGCAGCTGGAACAGCGGCACGAGGTGCGGTCGGTCGACCTGGACGCCGAGCTGGCCCGGATCGTCCGGCGCTGGACGCCCGCCGCCGACCGGCAGTGGTCCTGCCGCTCCTCGATCGGCCCCACCCGGATCAGCCCGGAGCGGCTGGAGGCAGCCCTGGACTGCCTGATCGAGAACGCGGTCAAGTTCACCGGGCCGGGTGACCGGATCGGCCTGGTGGGGCGGCGGGACCAGACCGGCTGGACGGTGGAGGTCGTCGACTCGGGGACGGGCATCCCGGCGGCCGACGTACCCGAGCTGGTGGAGGGCCGGCCCGGCCGGCGTACCGCCACCGGGACCGGTCTCGGCCTGTCCATCGTCCGGGCGGTGGCCGGCGCGCTGGGCGGCCGGGTCGTGGTGGGCCCCGGCCCGGACGGCGGCGCCCGGGTCGGCCTGCGGGTGCCGGAGCGGGTACCGACCGGCCCGTCCCGGCCGGAGCCGCCGCGCACACCGGCCGGCCGGCCGGAGGGCACCGACGCCGCGGGCCGCCGGGTGTCCGGCCGGCCGTCAGGTGTCGGCGGAGCACGCCCGGGGTAG
- a CDS encoding response regulator transcription factor yields the protein MGRVLVIEDDDRIGRLVTRALEGGGLLTERACSGTAGLDAALRRDFDLVVLDLMLPGLDGHEVLDRLRAQRPEQPVLVLSAVPEISARVAVLEAGAADFLGKPFAVAELVARVRARMRAAPAGDGGRWLQVGPVQLDLHRRRATVAGARVELPLREFLLLQHLMTRAGRPCSRDELLADVWGLHFDPGSNVVDVSVRRLRGRLDRPDRIETVRGVGYAYAVD from the coding sequence GTGGGACGCGTACTGGTGATCGAGGACGACGACCGGATCGGACGGCTGGTCACCCGGGCCCTGGAGGGTGGCGGCCTGCTCACCGAGCGGGCCTGCTCCGGCACGGCGGGGCTGGACGCGGCGCTGCGCCGGGACTTCGACCTGGTGGTGCTCGACCTGATGCTGCCGGGCCTGGACGGCCACGAGGTGCTGGACCGGCTACGGGCGCAGCGCCCCGAGCAACCGGTGCTGGTGCTGTCGGCGGTGCCGGAGATCAGCGCCCGGGTCGCGGTGCTGGAGGCCGGGGCGGCGGACTTCCTCGGCAAGCCGTTCGCGGTGGCCGAACTGGTGGCCCGGGTGCGGGCCCGGATGCGGGCCGCGCCGGCCGGCGACGGCGGCCGCTGGTTGCAGGTCGGCCCGGTGCAGCTCGACCTGCACCGGCGCCGGGCCACCGTGGCCGGGGCACGGGTGGAGCTGCCGCTGCGCGAGTTCCTGCTGTTGCAGCACCTGATGACCCGGGCCGGCCGGCCGTGCAGCCGCGACGAGCTGCTGGCCGACGTGTGGGGACTGCACTTCGACCCGGGCAGCAACGTGGTCGACGTGTCGGTCCGCCGGTTACGCGGTCGGCTGGACCGGCCCGACCGGATCGAGACCGTCCGCGGTGTGGGCTATGCGTACGCCGTCGACTGA